Proteins co-encoded in one Arachis hypogaea cultivar Tifrunner chromosome 13, arahy.Tifrunner.gnm2.J5K5, whole genome shotgun sequence genomic window:
- the LOC112735311 gene encoding uncharacterized protein, translating to MANNPSNNDHTSGLEDDAIREQQDRLKQLEQEAERQREAERDLRREIRWCKELEEKLQKLEADLKAKTTQSDHDTSPHKEQDPFTREIMKAKVPKDFKAPDMSPYDGTSDPSYHLNNFRSRMYLTDVSDTTRCKAFPTTLTKTAIKWFDNLPPRSITSFDDLAKKFLAMFSIQKDKAKHAPSLLGIKQGDRESLRSYMERFNKVCHDIQKLTTEEAIMRLINGLREGPFSHSISKKHPTSLNKVQERAEKYINIEKNSRLRETSKAGFSYLPRDKDKESRKKEDQPTEKPRKYHNYTPLRVSLVDVYREICNMEKIPSPRPIKHKRGGSRVEYCEYHRIYGHPTNECYDLKNVIEKLAWKED from the exons ATGGCAAACAACCCTTCTAACAACGACCATACCTCTGGCTTAGAAGACG ATGCCATCCGTGAGCAACAAGACcgcctcaaacagctcgaacaagAGGCAGAACGGCAACGAGAAGCCGAGCGGGATCTGCGAAGAGAAATAAGATGGTGCAAGGAGCTGGAAGAAAAACTCCAAAAACTCGAAGCCGACCTCAAAGCCAAAACTACACAATCCGACCACGACACTAGCCCTCACAAGGAGCAAGACCCATTCACAAGAGAAATTATGAAAGCCAaagttccaaaagacttcaaagctcCTGATATGAGCCCATACGATGGGACATCTGACCCGAGCTATCATCTCAACAACTTTAGGAGCCGGATGTACCTCACGGATGTCTCGGACACaactcgctgcaaagccttcccgactactctCACCAAAACAgctataaagtggttcgacaatctaccacCAAGATCGATCACAAGCTTCGACGACCTTGCCAAAAAATTTCTAGCCATgttctccatacaaaaggataAAGCTAAACACGCTCCAAGCCTGCTAGGGATCAAGCagggagatcgggaaagcctccgaagctacatggaaaggttcaataaagtaTGCCACGACATACAGAAACTTACCACAGAAGAGGCCATCATGAGACTTATCAACGGTCTACGTGAGGGGCCCTTCAGCCACTCCATATCTAAAAAACACCCCACATCCCTGAACAAAGTACAGGAACGAGCTGAGAAATACATTAACATAGAGAAAAATTCCCGACTAAGGGAAACCTCCAAAGCTGGGTTCTCCTACCTACCTCGCGACAAAGATAAAGAGTCAAGAAAAAAGGAGGACCAGCCCACAGAGAAGCCcagaaaataccacaactacacccctcttcgggtatctTTAGTGGATGTCTACCGGGAAATATGCAACATGGAAAAGATCCCATCACCTCGCCCAATTAAACATAAAAGGGGAGGAAGTCGGGTCGAGTACTGCGAATACCATAGGATCTATGGACACCCCACTAACGAGTGCTAcgacttgaagaatgtcatagaaaaactggccTGGAAGGAAGACTAG